TTATTACAAGATGATAAACCCTAACCTTTCACCTTCTACAAGGGTTAAGATAGGAAAAGCCCTACTGCTTGTGGTTGCTCTTATAGGCGCCTATGTTGCCAGCTTCAGGCTTGCTATAATCGTTGAACTCGTTGCCTGGGCTTTCTCTCTTGCCGCAGCTTCTCTCTTCCCAGCTCTTGTGCTTGGCATATGGGACAAAAGAATGAACAAGCAAGGAGCTATAGCGGGTATCATTGTAGGTCTTAGCGTAACCATCATATACCTATACCTTAGCAGGTTCAAAGGCATAGAGCTTTTCGGCATAAAACCCATAGCATCCGGTATATTCGGCATGCCTCTTAACTTCCTGGTTGCCCTTGTGGTCTCAAGGCTTACACCACCCCCACCCAAGCACATTCAAGACTTTGTGGACAGCATACGCTATCCAAAGGGTGCAGTAAAGGCTGGAGCTCAGGAATGATGGAGCAATTCCTCAATTACACCCTTGCCTTTTATATGTGGCTCGTCCTTGGGCGAGCCGCCCTCTCCTTTTTCACAACAGATAGAAGAAACTTCTTCTACAACATGCTTTATATGCCTACAGAACCCGCATATAGGCTCTACAGGAAGTTTCTTCCCTGTTGTCATACCCTTGCCATAGTCATAACCCTTTTACTACTTAGATATGCGGTCATAAAGTTACTCTAATGTTAGACGCAGAAAGGTTTCTCTCGGAGATTGAACCCTTTAACCTTCTCAGTGAAAAGCAGAGAAGAGCTATAGCCTATAACCTATTGGTGGAATGCTACAAAAAAGGTGAGGTAATATTTAAAGAAGGCTCAAAACCTTTAGAGTTTCTATACATACTTAGAAGTGGCAGTGTTCTGCTTGAGAGAGAAGGAGAGCCAGTGGAATACCTCCATGAAGGTGAGTGCTTTGGATATGTGTCTTTGATGAGCAAAAACCCACCAACTTCAACCGCAAAGGCTGTAGAAGATAGTGTGGTTTTTTTACTTAACAGAAAGATTTTTAGCTCCCTAATGGGAGAGCACGAAGGCTTTAGAGACTATTTTACTCAGAAACTGGCAAGAAGATTGGTTGCCTCAAAAAAACAGCATACCTCCACTGTAGAAAAACATATGGAAGTTCTTCTTGAAGACCTAAATCTAAGACCACCACTTACCCTTGATGGCTCTAAGACAGTTGAGGAAGCTATAAGAGAAATGGTGGCAAAGGATAGCACCTATGTTCTTGTAAGACTTCAAGAGGGTCTGGGAATACTAACCGAGAGGGATGTGCTAAAAAGGGTATTAGCCAAAGGGCTAAAGCCAGAGGAAGTAAAACTGAAAGATGTTGCCACCTTTCCAGTAGTTTCTATAGAAAGCAATAAAACCCTTTACGAAGCCATGGTGCTTATGGCAAGGCATGGCATAAGGAAGATACTCGTTCTCAAAAACAGCACACCCATAGGCTTGCTTGAGGACAGAGATATCATAGCCTACGAGAGTAAGAATGCGGTTCTACTTATAAAGGAAATAGACAAGGCAAAGACAGTGCAGGAGCTAAGATACCTTTACGGACTCGTAAGGGAGCAGGTGTTGGATTTGGTCTTTCATGGCACAGACCCAGAAAAACTTGGAGAATACATATCAGAGATAAACGACCGCTTTATGAAAAGGGCAGTTTACATAGCCTTGAATAGGCTTGGAGAAGAACCCCTCGTTCCCTTTAGCATAATGGTCTTAGGAAGCGAGGGCAGGAAGGAGCAAAGCCTAAAAACAGACCAAGACAACGCACTTATATATCAAGACTATCCTCTTCTTGACTTTGAGCCAAGGGCATATTTTGAAAGGTTTTCAAAAGTCTACATAGAGGTTCTTCTTCAGATAGGCTTTCCGCCGTGTCCTGGCAACGTGATGATATCAAACCCCTTCTGGAGAAGGTCCGCAGGAGAATGGGAAAGGGTAGTGTCAGAGTGGATTGAAAAGCCAAAGCCAGAAAACATACTTAACGTGGCTATCTTCTTTGACTTTAGAAATGTGTTTGGAGATCAGACTTTGGTGCAGAAGCTCTGGGAGCACGTGAAAAATAGCATAGAGAAAAACCCGGGCTTTATTCCCTTCCTTGCGGTAGATGCAGTAAGGTTTAAGCCACCTCTTGGATTTTTTAGAGACTTTGTAGTAGAAAGAAGTGGAGAGCATAAGGGCGAGATAGACATTAAAAAGGGTGGCATATTCCCCATAACTCAGGGTGTGCGAGCCTTAGCACTTGAAAAGGGTATATCTCAACAGAACACCTTTGAGCGTATAGAGGAGTTAAGTAAAAACGGAGTTTTAACACCAGAATATGCAAAAGACTTAAAGGAAGCCTACAGATTTCTCCTTGGTATAAGGTTCAAGTTTCAGGCACAAAAGATAAAAGAAGGCAAAGAGCCAGACAACTACATAAACCCTGACCAACTATCAAAGGCAGAAAAGGGAACGCTTAAG
Above is a genomic segment from Aquificaceae bacterium containing:
- a CDS encoding YggT family protein, with translation MMEQFLNYTLAFYMWLVLGRAALSFFTTDRRNFFYNMLYMPTEPAYRLYRKFLPCCHTLAIVITLLLLRYAVIKLL
- a CDS encoding putative nucleotidyltransferase substrate binding domain-containing protein, which produces MLDAERFLSEIEPFNLLSEKQRRAIAYNLLVECYKKGEVIFKEGSKPLEFLYILRSGSVLLEREGEPVEYLHEGECFGYVSLMSKNPPTSTAKAVEDSVVFLLNRKIFSSLMGEHEGFRDYFTQKLARRLVASKKQHTSTVEKHMEVLLEDLNLRPPLTLDGSKTVEEAIREMVAKDSTYVLVRLQEGLGILTERDVLKRVLAKGLKPEEVKLKDVATFPVVSIESNKTLYEAMVLMARHGIRKILVLKNSTPIGLLEDRDIIAYESKNAVLLIKEIDKAKTVQELRYLYGLVREQVLDLVFHGTDPEKLGEYISEINDRFMKRAVYIALNRLGEEPLVPFSIMVLGSEGRKEQSLKTDQDNALIYQDYPLLDFEPRAYFERFSKVYIEVLLQIGFPPCPGNVMISNPFWRRSAGEWERVVSEWIEKPKPENILNVAIFFDFRNVFGDQTLVQKLWEHVKNSIEKNPGFIPFLAVDAVRFKPPLGFFRDFVVERSGEHKGEIDIKKGGIFPITQGVRALALEKGISQQNTFERIEELSKNGVLTPEYAKDLKEAYRFLLGIRFKFQAQKIKEGKEPDNYINPDQLSKAEKGTLKDVFRIIKEFQEFLYERYNLRYFE